From Amia ocellicauda isolate fAmiCal2 chromosome 12, fAmiCal2.hap1, whole genome shotgun sequence, a single genomic window includes:
- the gal3st3 gene encoding galactose-3-O-sulfotransferase 3, whose protein sequence is MSRKKALFALLAVSMVSLLLHQRGHLNWSKPYFHQNCPAPAPQAKHTSIAFLKTHKTASSTVQNLLFRFAERHNLTVALPMQSCDHQFCYPRPFSARFVHPHTMPPSIVTSHLRFNRSELRRLMPNDTLYVTILREPAAMFESLFSYYNQYSQSFKQVPNGSLEAFLAEPLRYYRHDEKYSMYAHNTLTFDLGGDKDWPASDTAYTVRFIAEVEEVFSLVMIAEYFDESLVLLRRLLSWELEDVLYVKLNMRTPGSKHTLGARLPAKIRAWNALDAQLYDHFNASLWRKLEALGSECVAREVRQLRRARDKLVRGCFQGGLPQLRPAAQIKNKELRPWQPSAKVDIVGYDLPPSNGTTRAGTVGGAGMGIPGGVPQDFCLKLIMPEVQYTRLLLKSQSLRYRRNYPIRAPPPPPLRSAVSRHHLAMPLSRGLLRGTPTLSPQSLPEALSRVARGGLQHPSQRQTS, encoded by the coding sequence gaGCAAACCGTACTTCCACCAGAACTGCCCGGCGCCGGCGCCGCAGGCCAAGCACACGAGCATCGCCTTCCTGAAGACGCACAAGACAGCCAGCAGCACGGTGCAGAACCTGCTGTTCCGCTTCGCTGAGCGCCACAACCTGACCGTGGCACTGCCCATGCAGTCCTGCGACCACCAGTTCTGCTACCCCCGGCCCTTCAGTGCCCGCTTCGTGCACCCGCACACCATGCCGCCCAGCATCGTCACCAGCCACCTGCGCTTCAACCGCTCCGAGCTGCGCCGCCTGATGCCCAACGACACCCTGTACGTCACCATCCTGCGCGAGCCGGCGGCCatgttcgagtccctgttcagCTACTACAACCAGTACAGCCAGAGCTTCAAGCAGGTGCCCAACGGCTCCCTGGAGGCCTTCCTGGCCGAGCCCTTGCGCTACTACCGCCATGACGAGAAGTACTCCATGTATGCCCACAACACGCTGACCTTCGACCTAGGTGGGGACAAGGACTGGCCTGCCTCGGATACGGCTTACACGGTGCGCTTCATCGCCGAGGTGGAGGAGGTGTTCTCACTGGTGATGATTGCCGAGTACTTTGACGAGTCCCTGGTGCTGCTGCGCCGCCTGCTGTCCTGGGAGCTGGAGGACGTCCTGTACGTGAAGCTGAACATGCGCACGCCGGGCTCCAAGCACACCCTGGGGGCCAGGCTGCCCGCCAAGATCCGGGCCTGGAACGCCCTGGACGCCCAGCTCTACGACCACTTCAACGCCAGCCTGTGGAGGAAGCTGGAGGCACTGGGGTCCGAGTGCGTGGCCCGCGAGGTGCGGCAGCTGCGGCGGGCACGGGACAAGCTGGTGCGTGGCTGCTTCCAGGGGGGGCTGCCCCAGCTGCGCCCGGCTGCCCAGATCAAGAACAAGGAACTGCGCCCCTGGCAGCCCAGCGCCAAGGTGGACATCGTGGGCTATGACCTGCCTCCCAGCAATGGCACCACGCGAGCGGGCAcggtggggggggcggggatGGGCATCCCCGGGGGGGTGCCACAGGACTTTTGCCTCAAGCTCATCATGCCTGAGGTGCAGTATACCCGGCTGCTGCTCAAGTCCCAGTCTCTCCGATACCGGCGGAACTACCCCATCCGcgccccgcccccgcccccgctGCGCTCCGCCGTCTCCCGGCACCACCTGGCCATGCCGCTGAGCAGGGGCCTCTTGAGGGGGACCCCAACGCTGTCCCCCCAGTCGCTGCCTGAAGCCCTGAGCCGAGTAGCCAGGGGCGGCCTGCAGCACCCCTCACAGAGACAGACCTCTTAG